One stretch of Arachis hypogaea cultivar Tifrunner chromosome 20, arahy.Tifrunner.gnm2.J5K5, whole genome shotgun sequence DNA includes these proteins:
- the LOC112783895 gene encoding adenine/guanine permease AZG1: protein METEAERPGLPQHQAHTKPLSGINAYVANSRIGKRFKLSERNTTFTTELRAGTATFLTMAYILAVNASILTDSGGTCSVSDCVPLCSDPSIPLSNCTGPSLSIKKPDVSCKFDPVNPGYAACLEKTRKDLIVATVASSLIGCVIMGAFANLPLGLAPGMGTNAYFAYTVVGFHGSGNVSYQSALAAVFIEGLIFLLLSAIGLRAKLAKLVPKPVRISSSAGIGLFLAFIGLQNNQGIGLVGYSSSTLVTLAGCPSSSRASLAPVIAAANGTVSLIPGGTVSGDIFCLRDRMESPTLWLGLVGFIIIGYCLVKNIKGAMIYGIVFVTAVSWFRNTKVTAFPNTDAGNAAHEYFKKVVDIHSIKSTAGALSFKGINTGHFWEALVTFLYVDILDTTGTLYSMARFAGFVDANGNFQGQYFAFMSDATSIVVGSLLGTSPVTAFIESSTGIREGGRTGITALTVAGYFFLAFFFTPLLASIPAWAVGPPLILVGVLMMRSVVEIDWDDMRQAIPAFVTLLLMPLTYSIAYGLIGGIGTYVVLNLWDWFSMLLGHYGLFLKPSNAPPPSPPPSNSHNLGVQSNGSSVKELQLHHV, encoded by the coding sequence ATGGAAACAGAGGCCGAGAGGCCCGGGCTCCCACAACACCAAGCCCACACTAAGCCTCTCTCCGGCATTAACGCTTATGTTGCAAACAGCAGAATTGGCAAACGCTTCAAGCTCTCAGAGCGGAACACCACCTTCACCACCGAGCTCCGCGCCGGCACCGCCACGTTCCTCACCATGGCATACATACTCGCAGTCAACGCCTCCATCCTCACAGACTCCGGTGGCACGTGCTCTGTCTCCGACTGCGTACCACTCTGCTCCGACCCTTCGATCCCACTCTCTAACTGCACCGGACCGTCACTCTCCATCAAGAAGCCCGACGTTTCCTGCAAGTTCGACCCGGTAAACCCGGGCTACGCGGCCTGCCTGGAGAAGACCCGTAAGGATCTCATCGTCGCCACCGTTGCCTCCTCCCTCATTGGCTGCGTCATCATGGGAGCCTTCGCCAACCTTCCCTTGGGCCTGGCACCGGGCATGGGCACAAACGCTTACTTCGCTTACACCGTCGTGGGATTCCACGGCTCCGGTAACGTCTCCTACCAGAGCGCACTCGCTGCAGTATTCATCGAAGGCCtaatcttcctcctcctctcggCGATCGGGCTTCGAGCCAAGCTCGCCAAGCTAGTCCCTAAGCCCGTCAGGATCAGCTCCTCCGCCGGAATCGGGCTTTTCCTTGCCTTCATCGGGCTTCAAAACAACCAAGGAATAGGCCTGGTCGGTTACAGCTCGTCCACACTAGTAACCCTGGCGGGCTGCCCGAGCTCATCCCGGGCATCCCTGGCGCCCGTGATCGCCGCCGCAAATGGAACCGTGAGCCTAATCCCTGGAGGCACAGTTTCCGGCGACATATTCTGCCTCCGGGACAGAATGGAAAGCCCAACACTGTGGCTGGGCCTAGTAGGCTTCATCATAATTGGTTACTGCCTGGTGAAGAACATAAAAGGCGCAATGATCTATGGCATCGTATTCGTAACCGCGGTATCGTGGTTCCGTAACACGAAAGTAACGGCGTTTCCAAACACGGACGCCGGAAACGCCGCCCACGAATATTTCAAAAAAGTTGTCGACATTCACAGCATAAAGAGCACCGCGGGAGCGCTGAGCTTCAAGGGCATAAACACAGGGCATTTCTGGGAAGCCCTCGTAACGTTCTTGTATGTCGACATTCTCGACACCACCGGAACCTTATACTCCATGGCGCGCTTCGCCGGCTTCGTCGACGCCAACGGCAACTTCCAGGGTCAGTACTTCGCCTTCATGTCCGACGCCACGTCCATCGTCGTGGGATCACTCCTCGGCACGTCTCCAGTCACGGCGTTTATAGAATCTTCAACAGGGATAAGGGAAGGAGGGAGAACGGGGATAACGGCGTTGACGGTGGCAGGGTACTTCTTTCTTGCGTTCTTCTTCACGCCGTTGTTGGCGTCGATACCGGCGTGGGCGGTGGGGCCGCCGTTGATACTGGTGGGTGTGCTGATGATGAGATCGGTGGTGGAGATCGATTGGGATGATATGAGGCAGGCGATACCGGCGTTTGTGACGCTGTTACTGATGCCGTTAACGTATTCCATTGCTTATGGTCTTATTGGTGGGATTGGCACTTACGTTGTGTTGAACCTTTGGGACTGGTTTTCGATGCTTTTAGGTCACTATGGCCTCTTTCTCAAACCATCTAAtgctcctcctccttctcctcctccttccaaTTCCCATAATCTTGGGGTTCAAAGTAATGGATCTTCTGTTAAAGAGCTTCAATTACATCATGTTTAG
- the LOC112784673 gene encoding phosphoglucan phosphatase LSF2, chloroplastic isoform X1, whose amino-acid sequence MMETLPSVPGSPLLNTQVLRRYKSPCTFVVPNYSLRFTRICCKKLSENGIDEKHKPSTSNTTASKSKDRMEDYNIAMKRMMRNPYEYHHDLGMNYTLITDNLIVGSQPQKPEDIDHLKKEEGVTYILNLQQDKDVEYWGIDLKSITRRCHELDVRHMRRPAIDFDPNSLRNVLPKAVSSLEWAISEGKGRVYVHCTAGLGRAPGVAIAYLFWFYDMNLNTAYELLTSKRPCGPNKRAIRGATNDLAKNDPWKEPFESLPDHAFEDIADWERKLIQDRVRSLRGT is encoded by the exons atgatggaaacACTTCCTTCAGTACCAGGATCTCCTTTGTTGAACACACAAGTACTTAGGAGGTACAAATCGCCATGCACTTTTGTGGTTCCTAACTACTCTCTTAGATTCACTCGGATATGCTGCAAGAAGCTATCAGAAAATGGCATTGATGAGAAGCACAAACCCTCCACCAGCAATACCACTGCCTCTAAATCCAAGGACAGAATGGAAGATTACAATATTGCTATGAAGAGAATGATGAGGAATCCTTATGAGTATCACCACGATCTGG GTATGAATTACACACTTATAACTGACAATCTCATTGTGGGATCCCAACCACAGAAACCGGAAGACATCGATCACCTCAAGAAGGAAGAGGGTGTGACATACATTCTGAACTTGCAGCAGGATAAGGATGTAGAATATTGGGGAATAGACTTGAAGTCGATAACAAGGAGGTGTCATGAACTCGATGTTCGACATATGAGGAGGCCG GCAATTGACTTTGATCCAAACTCCTTGCGAAATGTTCTACCTAAAGCAGTCTCATCATTGGAATGGGCAATCTCAGAGGGAAAAGGAAGAGTTTATGTGCATTGTACTGCTGGACTTGGGAGAGCACCAGGGGTGGCAATAGCTTATCTGTTCTGGTTCTATGACATGAAT CTAAATACCGCATATGAGTTGTTAACTTCAAAGAGACCATGTGGACCTAATAAAAGAGCAATACGAGGAGCTACCAATGATTTGGCCAAGAATGATCCATGGAAGGAGCCATTTGAGTCTCTTCCAGATCATGCATTTGAAGATATAGCAGACTGGGAGAGGAAATTGATTCAAGATCGCGTTCGCTCCCTTCGTGGAACTTGA
- the LOC112784673 gene encoding phosphoglucan phosphatase LSF2, chloroplastic isoform X2, translated as MMETLPSVPGSPLLNTQVLRRYKSPCTFVVPNYSLRFTRICCKKLSENGIDEKHKPSTSNTTASKSKDRMEDYNIAMKRMMRNPYEYHHDLGMNYTLITDNLIVGSQPQKPEDIDHLKKEEGVTYILNLQQDKDVEYWGIDLKSITRRCHELDVRHMRRPAIDFDPNSLRNVLPKAVSSLEWAISEGKGRVYVHCTAGLGRAPGVAIAYLFWFYDMNGWFKMQSRHDDARNWEYIQLPSTFIGIYNLYSME; from the exons atgatggaaacACTTCCTTCAGTACCAGGATCTCCTTTGTTGAACACACAAGTACTTAGGAGGTACAAATCGCCATGCACTTTTGTGGTTCCTAACTACTCTCTTAGATTCACTCGGATATGCTGCAAGAAGCTATCAGAAAATGGCATTGATGAGAAGCACAAACCCTCCACCAGCAATACCACTGCCTCTAAATCCAAGGACAGAATGGAAGATTACAATATTGCTATGAAGAGAATGATGAGGAATCCTTATGAGTATCACCACGATCTGG GTATGAATTACACACTTATAACTGACAATCTCATTGTGGGATCCCAACCACAGAAACCGGAAGACATCGATCACCTCAAGAAGGAAGAGGGTGTGACATACATTCTGAACTTGCAGCAGGATAAGGATGTAGAATATTGGGGAATAGACTTGAAGTCGATAACAAGGAGGTGTCATGAACTCGATGTTCGACATATGAGGAGGCCG GCAATTGACTTTGATCCAAACTCCTTGCGAAATGTTCTACCTAAAGCAGTCTCATCATTGGAATGGGCAATCTCAGAGGGAAAAGGAAGAGTTTATGTGCATTGTACTGCTGGACTTGGGAGAGCACCAGGGGTGGCAATAGCTTATCTGTTCTGGTTCTATGACATGAAT GGTTGGTTCAAGATGCAATCACGTCATGATGATGCTCGAAACTGGGAATACATCCAACTTCCAAGCACATTCATAGGCATATATAACTTGTATAGTATGGAatga